The genomic segment GAGAAACATAATCAGATTGATTCCGCAATATTATTATATAAACAAAATACAATATATAAAATAGGAACAGAACAGGAAAATTTTATAGTTAGCTGCAAGCAACAATCAATATTTAATGAGGATATCAACAAATGGAACCATTGGCTCGCTGCTCCATGGCTTAGCGAAACAGAAACAGAAAATCGTTTTTATTTTTCTACCCAATGCAAGCCTTTTAAACAGTTTTGTTTAGAATTGAGAGATGAATCGAATGTGATAAAAGCACTGGTATTCATACTAGTGAGGGGTGATGAATTGAAGGTAAAACAAATTTATGCTACCGCAGAAAGCTATGATGAAGTGATAAAATATATTATACACACGGCTCAATTTTTTGAAAGCAAACAGATTCTATTACATGATACCAAAATGTTTCCTTCACTAAAAAAATACTCTAGCAATTATTTATTTGCAGTAAACAGTAAAAAACATTTATTGGCTGGCAATACAATTTTCAACCTGATGGAAAATGTACACGTTCAAGTTTCAGATGGCGACCTAGCCTTCACCTAATCCCAACTACCGAATGGCTCCATTCGCCGCCGGCGAACCAAATCCCGAATCCTGACCCTCATCATTAAACCTTTTGCATTATATTTGTCATACCCAACAAGCTAAACTAAATTAACGACTATGAGTACCATAGAAGACAAGGATATATTGGCGGGATTTCGTGATGAAAAAACTCGCAACCACTGCTTTGAGCAATTGGTAGACAAGTACCAACGCAGAATTTATTGGCATGTCCGCAAAATTGTACTTGCCCATGATGATGCTGATGATGTAGTTCAAAATACTTTTATCAAAGTATGGAGCAGTCTTGAAGGCTTCAGAGAAGATTCAAAATTATTTACTTGGCTATATAGAATCTCCACCAACGAAGCCATCAATTTCCTGAATAAGAAAAAAGCAAACTTATATAATGATTGGGAAACTGTAGAATATAGTCTAAGCGAAAATTTAGCAAGTGACCCCTACTTTAACGGCAATGATATACAAATGAAATTGCAGCAAGCCATTCTCACCTTGCCTGCAAAACAAAGGCTCGTATTCAATATGAAATATTTTGACGAGGTGAAATATGAAGAGATGAGCGAGATATTGGGCACAAGTGTTGGGGCTTTAAAGGCTTCTTACTTTCATGCTGTGAAAAAAATCGAAAAATATTTCGGAGTGTCTTAAACCATTATGTCACAAAAGCGTCAGAACACTAAATGAAACCTTTTCCATCCCATAACGATAACGCCGATCAAGAACTCAAAAAACTTTTGGGAACAGAAACGGGCTTTGTGAGTCCTGATGGATATTTTGAAGAATTGCCCACGAGTATCAAATTACAATTGGGTGCATTTCCAGAATCAGACTTCACCTCACTTCCCAAACACGAATATCCTTTTACAAATCCTGCCAGTTATTTTGATGAATTAAAAAATATAATTAATAAACAAATAGTGCAAGAAGAAAACTTTGAAGTAGTTCCACTAATTCCCGCAAATGAAACAGGATTCGATTTGCCTGAAGGATATTTTGAACAGGCAAAGTTTAATATATTGGATGAAACTACAAAACATCAAAGTACTATAGAAACAGGGAGTGAAAATGCATTTAAAATAGACGATAATTATTTCGAAAAATCAAAGAAAAATATACTTGCACAAACTGTCGGTACTACCAAAAATAAAAATACAACTATATATAGTCCTTTGGTACGCAGACCGATACTCAAAACCTTTCTTCGCTATGCAGCAGTTGTGGCCGTAGCATTTGGTTTGGGATATATGACCAACCACAAACAAAACATTGTAGTATATAATAATAATGGTCAATTAAGCAAACCTGTTATTATAGAAGATATCACTTATGAAGAATTACAAGCAGCTTTGTTTGATGAAGATTTGGATACTGAGGATTTGATAGAATTGGCAAATATGGAACAACAAACTGCAAATAATAATGACATTCAAAAGCCAAGTAGTAAATCAAAAAATAATATACAAAAAAGCAAAGAGGACTATACTCCAAAAGC from the Bacteroidota bacterium genome contains:
- a CDS encoding RNA polymerase sigma factor, translated to MSTIEDKDILAGFRDEKTRNHCFEQLVDKYQRRIYWHVRKIVLAHDDADDVVQNTFIKVWSSLEGFREDSKLFTWLYRISTNEAINFLNKKKANLYNDWETVEYSLSENLASDPYFNGNDIQMKLQQAILTLPAKQRLVFNMKYFDEVKYEEMSEILGTSVGALKASYFHAVKKIEKYFGVS